In Paenibacillus sp. G2S3, a single window of DNA contains:
- a CDS encoding GerAB/ArcD/ProY family transporter gives MAKSRYFYCLFLMNSLINIINFVPRELIDRRFDGALFSILIATVLGTLFVYIFTVLIAKFPGKGFPEIFTPLLPKLLVKPLLVFFAGLWCVAGGVTLLSFVDITLRYVSPNSSPYTVVIGFLILVCICCRFDSLSLLYGLEIILFVTLPLIVYGIVKALTNPDFNWDSVLQITTYIWHKPDLMSLSAATFSFSGYINLAIFNRVFHGLKLKHVWILGVEGLLVLLVTFLVPIGYFGTVAIERHVYTWFSTADSIRIESFIIERMLFIFYFAYMTLSLVSVIVHWHVGLGLFKGAISSTKKKSQKAEQWKEWLILCLFSGVVLSLIWMDQYQLNLMGVWFLQIRWFGEMFLIALLFYCYRKVRRQGL, from the coding sequence ATGGCCAAAAGCCGTTATTTCTACTGTCTTTTTCTGATGAACAGCTTGATCAACATCATTAATTTTGTTCCGAGGGAACTAATAGACAGACGCTTTGACGGTGCTTTGTTCTCCATACTGATTGCAACGGTTCTTGGCACTTTGTTTGTCTATATATTTACTGTATTGATTGCTAAATTTCCTGGAAAGGGGTTTCCGGAAATATTTACCCCTCTTCTTCCTAAGCTGCTAGTCAAACCCTTACTTGTCTTTTTTGCGGGGTTATGGTGTGTGGCTGGGGGGGTTACCTTGCTTTCCTTTGTAGATATTACACTGCGATATGTCAGTCCGAATTCAAGCCCATATACTGTCGTGATCGGCTTCCTGATATTGGTCTGCATCTGCTGTCGCTTTGATTCACTATCACTTTTGTATGGTCTTGAAATCATTCTTTTCGTTACATTACCGTTAATTGTCTATGGCATCGTAAAGGCGCTGACCAATCCGGATTTCAATTGGGATTCTGTTCTGCAGATCACTACATACATCTGGCATAAGCCGGATCTGATGAGTCTTTCGGCAGCTACCTTTTCTTTTAGTGGTTATATTAATCTAGCCATCTTTAATCGGGTATTTCATGGGTTAAAGCTAAAGCATGTCTGGATTTTAGGAGTGGAAGGACTTCTCGTACTTCTCGTAACCTTTTTGGTCCCTATCGGTTATTTCGGTACTGTTGCGATTGAGAGACATGTATATACGTGGTTCTCGACGGCAGACAGTATCCGGATAGAATCCTTTATTATTGAACGGATGTTGTTTATTTTTTATTTTGCCTACATGACTTTATCTCTAGTGAGTGTAATTGTTCATTGGCATGTAGGGTTAGGATTATTCAAAGGTGCTATTTCATCTACGAAAAAAAAATCCCAGAAGGCAGAGCAGTGGAAAGAGTGGCTCATCTTGTGCTTGTTTAGCGGAGTGGTCCTCTCCTTAATATGGATGGATCAATATCAGCTCAACTTGATGGGTGTTTGGTTTCTACAAATCCGCTGGTTTGGTGAGATGTTCTTAATAGCATTACTATTTTATTGTTATCGTAAAGTGAGGAGGCAGGGCTTGTGA
- a CDS encoding Ger(x)C family spore germination protein, translating to MRKALSVIGLALLLLLSGCDFKEIDLRIFVLAIGVDPGEKEGDFKISLKLAIPQGEVTKIDEKMQILTEESPSISEALRRMKSKVEKELDYSHCKSIILGEGVARKDIQHVMDWAVRRRDVQLIVNFAVGRPEALQVLQVRPESERIPSNSLILAMSGQGTESPFIASVYSYQLMRNIYEKGIDPILPIIEAKGKSEFLIDKIALLDSEKIKMVLTPNETRLYNLLSRSNLRTNLPAHIEGIMYQYYTERSSSDYKILNTESGKATIRYHIKIKGILEESSSPDLVTHSMLKKIATAGEKELEEDISALLTKIQASGLDPFGWGLHYGARHFNNDTEMEVWKGLYAGLDFQVKADVNIKYSGLIE from the coding sequence GTGAGGAAAGCACTTAGTGTAATAGGACTTGCCTTACTCTTGCTTCTTTCTGGCTGTGATTTCAAGGAAATTGATTTGCGGATATTCGTGCTGGCGATCGGTGTTGACCCTGGAGAAAAAGAAGGGGATTTTAAGATCAGCTTGAAGCTTGCCATCCCGCAGGGGGAAGTTACCAAGATTGATGAGAAGATGCAGATATTAACCGAAGAGTCCCCTAGTATTTCAGAAGCGCTCCGCAGAATGAAGTCAAAAGTGGAGAAGGAGCTTGATTATTCCCATTGTAAATCGATTATTCTGGGAGAAGGGGTCGCACGCAAAGATATTCAGCATGTTATGGATTGGGCCGTGCGGCGCAGAGATGTCCAGCTTATTGTAAATTTTGCGGTCGGGCGTCCGGAGGCACTTCAAGTGCTGCAGGTACGACCCGAATCGGAGCGAATTCCATCGAATTCTCTTATTCTGGCGATGAGTGGTCAGGGAACGGAGTCTCCTTTTATTGCTAGTGTGTATTCCTATCAGCTGATGAGAAATATTTATGAGAAGGGTATTGATCCGATTTTGCCAATTATCGAGGCTAAAGGGAAGAGTGAGTTCTTAATTGATAAAATTGCTCTACTGGATAGCGAGAAAATCAAGATGGTGCTTACACCGAACGAAACCCGGCTATACAATCTGCTGTCGCGCTCCAACTTACGGACCAATTTGCCAGCCCATATTGAGGGGATTATGTATCAGTATTACACAGAGAGATCATCCTCGGACTACAAGATACTAAATACGGAGAGCGGGAAAGCTACTATTCGATATCATATTAAGATTAAAGGGATCCTCGAAGAGAGTAGCAGCCCGGATTTGGTAACACATAGTATGTTGAAAAAAATTGCGACGGCAGGCGAAAAAGAACTGGAAGAGGATATCTCAGCGTTGCTGACAAAAATTCAAGCGAGCGGTCTGGATCCTTTTGGGTGGGGGCTGCACTATGGAGCTAGACATTTTAATAATGATACCGAAATGGAAGTGTGGAAGGGGCTCTATGCTGGGCTCGATTTTCAGGTCAAAGCTGATGTTAACATCAAATATTCTGGATTGATCGAGTAA
- a CDS encoding FAD-dependent oxidoreductase encodes MDPHRKITQDLPQFPESLWRDTTDLPAFPKLTEDISTDVAVVGGGITGITTAYLLSKAGYKVTLLEAGEILSGTTGFTSAKISAQHGLIYHHLIKHFGEENARLYYQSNNEALNWILNTAEELEVSCGMKREAAYLYAEAEDHKMLKQLEEEYKAYEQLGLPGEWLDNVSIPLMASGAIKLPGQARFHPLQYLKALLKVIVEKGGVIYEHTMMADKVEKNDKLTLFTEKNDYRITCRYAVSASHFPFYDGGALYFSRLHAERSYCLAIQPETDFEGGMYLSASEPTRSLRAVEWEGRNLVIVGGENHKTGQGICTIGHYENLELFAGHLLGIKSIPYRWSAQDLITLDRVPYIGKISDKEEIYIATGFGKWGMTSGTLSAQIISDQIQRKDNPYTGLYDPSRFKAGASLKSFFVQNANVAKELVAGKVEIVHKKTSDLKADEGAVVFHDGKRVGAYKDPEGKLHLVDRTCTHMGCECDWNDGDRSWDCPCHGSRFSYDGEVLEGPASVPLTKLSE; translated from the coding sequence ATGGATCCACACCGTAAAATAACGCAAGATCTCCCGCAATTTCCAGAATCACTATGGAGAGACACTACGGATTTACCGGCTTTTCCAAAGCTCACTGAAGATATCTCTACAGATGTCGCAGTGGTAGGTGGCGGGATTACAGGAATTACAACAGCCTATCTCTTAAGCAAAGCAGGATATAAAGTCACGCTCTTGGAGGCAGGAGAAATTCTCAGCGGTACTACGGGTTTTACAAGCGCCAAAATTTCCGCTCAGCACGGATTAATCTATCACCATTTGATCAAGCATTTCGGAGAGGAAAATGCCCGCCTCTATTATCAATCGAACAACGAGGCTTTGAATTGGATCTTAAATACAGCTGAAGAACTTGAAGTGTCTTGCGGCATGAAACGTGAAGCGGCCTATCTATACGCAGAGGCTGAAGATCATAAAATGCTTAAACAGTTAGAAGAAGAGTATAAAGCCTATGAACAATTGGGCCTGCCCGGTGAATGGCTGGATAACGTCTCTATCCCTCTGATGGCGAGTGGTGCCATTAAATTACCAGGACAAGCTCGCTTTCACCCACTGCAATATCTAAAGGCCTTGTTGAAGGTTATAGTGGAAAAAGGTGGCGTGATCTATGAGCATACAATGATGGCGGACAAGGTGGAGAAGAACGATAAGCTTACGCTTTTTACGGAGAAGAATGACTACCGTATCACCTGCCGTTATGCCGTATCAGCTTCTCATTTTCCCTTCTACGATGGAGGGGCGTTATATTTCTCACGACTGCATGCTGAACGCTCCTATTGTCTGGCGATCCAGCCTGAAACAGACTTTGAGGGTGGAATGTATTTAAGTGCCAGCGAACCAACCCGTTCTCTGCGTGCTGTGGAGTGGGAAGGACGTAACCTGGTTATCGTCGGGGGCGAAAATCATAAGACAGGCCAAGGCATCTGCACAATAGGTCATTATGAGAATCTGGAGCTGTTCGCAGGTCACTTGCTGGGCATCAAATCGATCCCTTACCGCTGGTCAGCACAGGATTTAATTACGCTGGACAGGGTCCCCTACATCGGTAAGATTTCGGACAAAGAAGAGATTTATATCGCTACCGGATTCGGAAAATGGGGCATGACAAGCGGTACCTTGTCCGCTCAAATCATCTCGGATCAGATTCAGCGTAAAGATAATCCATATACAGGATTGTACGATCCATCCCGCTTCAAAGCTGGCGCCAGCCTAAAGAGCTTCTTCGTTCAAAATGCCAATGTGGCAAAAGAGCTAGTAGCGGGCAAAGTTGAGATCGTCCACAAAAAGACAAGTGATCTGAAGGCAGACGAAGGTGCTGTTGTCTTCCATGACGGCAAACGAGTCGGCGCCTACAAAGATCCGGAAGGGAAGCTTCATCTGGTGGACAGAACCTGTACTCACATGGGCTGTGAATGCGACTGGAATGACGGCGATCGTTCTTGGGATTGCCCTTGTCACGGCTCCCGTTTCTCCTATGATGGAGAAGTATTAGAGGGACCCGCATCGGTGCCGCTAACGAAGCTTTCCGAATAA
- a CDS encoding spore germination protein, whose translation MSVQQDKDNVSLEWIKDQLNGFADLIDRTLVAPFGQINLLYIKSVTDSQTLSRHVITPLYEMGDTNAYLDYITTYPGTEEGTTKEIAIELLLSGYVLLSINDVICFFDAMSTESSGVSETSAESISQGPSDALTEDIAVNLNMIRRRYQSTNLKMETMVIGDVSKTKVAILYDISRVDHKVLAELREKMNTLKVDILQATGELEKFISSDKLRILPKSIITERPDRVVFNLSEGKVAILLDTTGYAIVLPSIFNDFFTSMDDKIQFPIVGRFLKLLRIIGVCMTLWLPAIYVTLTSYNPEIIRVQVALLISGSRATVPYPSFVEVLLMLMMMEFLTEASLRLPKAIGPTATTVGGLILGQAATAAGLVGNIMIILVSAVAISNFLIPLNMMSLSIRVLKYIFLIAAAVLGMVGVVVCVVGFAMYLCNQRSFGQPYFRLFFLDNLGKKKGGEH comes from the coding sequence ATGTCAGTTCAACAGGATAAGGACAATGTTTCTCTGGAATGGATCAAGGATCAGTTGAACGGATTCGCCGATTTAATTGATCGAACGCTCGTTGCACCTTTTGGGCAGATCAACTTACTTTATATTAAAAGCGTTACAGATTCGCAGACGCTCAGTCGCCATGTGATTACGCCGCTCTATGAGATGGGGGATACTAACGCTTACCTTGATTACATTACGACGTATCCGGGCACGGAAGAGGGGACTACGAAGGAAATAGCGATCGAGCTTTTGCTTAGTGGGTACGTTCTTCTTAGCATAAATGATGTGATTTGTTTTTTTGACGCGATGAGTACAGAGAGCAGCGGTGTTAGTGAAACGTCTGCAGAAAGCATTTCACAGGGACCTTCAGATGCACTAACGGAGGATATTGCGGTTAATCTGAACATGATTCGTCGGCGCTATCAATCCACTAATCTCAAAATGGAAACCATGGTCATCGGGGATGTCTCCAAAACAAAAGTGGCCATCCTATACGACATCAGTCGTGTTGATCATAAGGTATTAGCGGAATTAAGGGAAAAGATGAATACCCTAAAGGTTGATATTTTACAGGCTACGGGAGAACTTGAGAAGTTTATAAGCAGTGATAAATTAAGAATACTCCCTAAGTCTATTATTACTGAAAGACCAGATAGAGTCGTATTTAATTTGTCTGAGGGAAAAGTAGCAATATTGCTGGATACAACGGGGTATGCGATAGTGTTACCTTCCATATTTAACGATTTCTTTACATCCATGGATGATAAAATCCAATTTCCTATCGTGGGCCGTTTCTTAAAGCTACTCCGAATTATCGGAGTGTGTATGACGTTATGGCTGCCTGCGATCTATGTAACACTCACCTCTTATAACCCAGAGATTATTCGTGTGCAGGTTGCACTGCTCATTTCGGGTAGTCGTGCGACCGTGCCTTATCCATCTTTTGTGGAAGTGCTCCTAATGCTTATGATGATGGAATTTCTGACCGAGGCGAGTTTACGGCTGCCCAAAGCGATTGGTCCTACGGCCACGACAGTCGGAGGTCTAATCTTAGGTCAGGCAGCTACGGCGGCAGGGCTTGTAGGTAATATTATGATTATATTGGTCTCTGCCGTTGCGATATCCAATTTTCTGATTCCTCTGAATATGATGAGCTTGTCGATACGCGTGCTGAAGTACATTTTTCTTATAGCTGCCGCTGTTCTAGGAATGGTTGGTGTAGTGGTCTGTGTTGTGGGATTCGCGATGTATTTATGCAATCAGCGTAGCTTTGGACAACCTTATTTCAGATTGTTTTTTCTTGATAACCTTGGTAAGAAGAAGGGCGGGGAACATTGA
- a CDS encoding 3-ketoacyl-ACP reductase, with translation MDLRGKSVVITGAGKGIGKALAMALAKEGANLGLISRTSGDLEALKSALTEVYDVKVSIAVADIAVREEAERAVAFLQNELGTFDALINNAGIAKFGTLVEMDPADWESHIQVNLYGTYYVTRAALPAMIEKNGGNIINISSTAGERGFATGSAYCASKFALMGMTEALAQEVRKHNIRVVALTPSTVNTGLASSAGLKIGDEDRMMQPEDVAELALTALKLPDRVFLKTAGLWTTNPQ, from the coding sequence ATGGATTTGAGAGGAAAGAGTGTTGTAATTACTGGTGCAGGCAAAGGGATCGGCAAAGCCTTGGCCATGGCACTAGCTAAGGAAGGTGCTAATTTGGGTCTGATCTCCAGAACATCAGGCGATCTCGAAGCGTTAAAATCAGCCTTAACGGAAGTATACGACGTTAAAGTCAGCATTGCCGTTGCGGATATCGCTGTACGCGAAGAAGCTGAACGTGCGGTTGCTTTCTTACAAAATGAGCTTGGAACATTTGACGCATTAATCAACAATGCCGGAATTGCAAAATTCGGCACTTTGGTAGAAATGGACCCTGCCGATTGGGAAAGTCATATCCAAGTTAATCTTTACGGTACCTATTATGTAACTCGCGCTGCGCTGCCAGCTATGATTGAGAAGAATGGTGGAAACATCATCAATATCTCCTCCACTGCCGGAGAACGCGGCTTTGCTACAGGCTCGGCTTACTGCGCATCTAAGTTCGCACTGATGGGCATGACCGAAGCCCTCGCACAAGAGGTGCGTAAGCACAACATCCGCGTCGTAGCCTTGACTCCAAGCACTGTTAACACTGGGCTAGCTTCCAGCGCTGGACTTAAGATCGGTGACGAAGACCGTATGATGCAGCCTGAGGATGTAGCTGAATTGGCGTTAACAGCCTTGAAGCTGCCGGATCGTGTCTTCCTAAAAACAGCAGGACTCTGGACCACTAATCCGCAATAA
- a CDS encoding transcriptional repressor: MKSLNLTSQRQAVYDIVLNSHDHPTAAEVMNRLVEQGHSLAYGTVYNSLRYLSDKQMIRELKLGEAASRYDARMDDHQHIICEVCGAVDEVMNQVPRDWMNTVAKDTGYTIGHAHVVFGGVCPNCKNKNVN; encoded by the coding sequence ATGAAAAGTCTAAATTTGACTTCCCAACGTCAAGCCGTTTACGATATCGTCCTTAATTCACATGACCATCCCACTGCCGCAGAAGTAATGAATCGGCTAGTAGAGCAGGGTCATAGCTTAGCATATGGTACTGTATATAACTCCCTACGTTATCTTTCAGATAAACAAATGATTCGTGAGCTCAAGCTTGGTGAGGCTGCCAGTAGATATGATGCGCGCATGGATGATCATCAGCATATCATTTGCGAGGTTTGCGGTGCGGTTGACGAGGTAATGAACCAAGTTCCACGAGACTGGATGAACACAGTGGCCAAGGATACAGGTTATACCATTGGTCATGCCCATGTGGTATTCGGAGGCGTCTGCCCGAACTGCAAGAACAAGAACGTGAACTAG